A genomic segment from Peribacillus sp. ACCC06369 encodes:
- a CDS encoding RluA family pseudouridine synthase, with translation MSNQNFSLTWSVFEEDSGSLLREFLSKCDISKRALTDIKFKGGYIQLNGVEVTVRERIETGDTVTVIFPPEQGSEGLLPEPIPLNVRYEDEFVLVVAKPPSMNTIPSREHPNGSLANGLAGYYQKTGIRATIHIVTRLDRDTSGLVLIAKHRHIHHLLSEQQKSGQVKRRYQAIAEGTVDGPEGEIVAPIGRKSTSIIEREVREDGRYARTLFKVLAHTGSHTFLNLELQTGRTHQIRVHMAHMGHPLAGDDLYGGSRSSIPRQALHCFELKFLHPFTKKMMLFQEELPEDMTRLLEGSKGWDS, from the coding sequence ATGTCAAATCAAAACTTTTCTTTGACCTGGTCGGTTTTTGAAGAGGATTCTGGCTCTTTATTGCGAGAGTTTCTCAGCAAATGCGATATTTCAAAACGAGCATTAACGGATATCAAGTTTAAAGGTGGCTATATCCAGTTGAACGGCGTAGAAGTAACCGTAAGGGAACGAATTGAAACTGGCGACACCGTCACCGTCATATTTCCACCGGAGCAGGGAAGTGAAGGCCTTTTGCCAGAACCCATCCCCCTGAATGTCAGGTATGAAGATGAGTTTGTATTGGTGGTGGCCAAGCCTCCTTCCATGAATACCATTCCCTCCCGGGAGCATCCCAACGGCAGTCTGGCCAATGGCTTGGCAGGTTATTATCAAAAGACGGGGATACGGGCAACGATCCATATTGTTACAAGGCTTGACCGCGACACATCGGGTCTGGTTTTAATTGCAAAGCATCGGCATATCCATCATCTTTTAAGTGAACAACAAAAATCAGGTCAGGTGAAACGGAGATACCAAGCCATAGCTGAAGGAACCGTTGACGGACCTGAAGGAGAGATAGTGGCGCCAATCGGACGAAAGTCGACCAGCATCATTGAACGGGAAGTCAGGGAGGATGGACGGTATGCCCGTACCCTATTTAAGGTATTGGCACACACTGGGTCCCATACATTCCTTAACTTGGAACTCCAAACAGGACGGACACATCAAATCAGGGTACATATGGCGCATATGGGTCACCCGCTGGCTGGTGATGATTTATATGGAGGGAGCAGGAGCAGTATCCCTCGTCAAGCCCTTCATTGTTTTGAATTGAAATTTTTACATCCTTTCACAAAGAAGATGATGTTGTTTCAAGAAGAGTTACCTGAAGATATGACCCGATTGCTCGAGGGAAGTAAGGGCTGGGATTCCTGA
- the prpE gene encoding bis(5'-nucleosyl)-tetraphosphatase PrpE — MNIDIIGDIHGCFAEFRQLTEKMGYTWETGFPVHPSGRILGFVGDLTDRGPDSLQVIEVVHELVINQNIARYAPGNHCNKLYRYFSGNKVQISHGLETTVAEYENLNNREQKKIRKKFLDLYERSPLYHFIDDGRLIIAHAGIRSDYIGQYSSKVKTFVLYGDINGSKHPDGSPVRKDWAQSYKGETWIVYGHTPVPEARRVNHTYNIDTGCVFGGKLTAVRYPEMDLQEVPSTMPYIAEKFRTSFD, encoded by the coding sequence ATGAACATCGATATCATAGGGGACATTCATGGATGTTTCGCCGAATTCAGGCAGCTGACGGAAAAAATGGGCTATACGTGGGAGACTGGGTTTCCAGTACATCCCTCTGGAAGGATTCTCGGCTTTGTAGGGGATTTAACCGATCGCGGCCCAGATTCCCTTCAAGTTATCGAGGTTGTCCATGAATTAGTCATTAACCAAAATATTGCTAGGTATGCCCCAGGTAACCACTGCAATAAATTGTATCGGTATTTTTCAGGCAATAAAGTTCAAATATCACATGGTTTAGAGACTACAGTAGCTGAATATGAGAACCTAAACAATCGGGAGCAGAAGAAAATCCGAAAAAAATTCCTGGATCTGTATGAACGGTCCCCACTCTATCATTTCATTGATGATGGGCGATTGATCATTGCCCATGCAGGAATTCGCAGTGATTATATTGGTCAATACAGCAGTAAGGTAAAAACCTTTGTCCTCTACGGGGATATCAACGGCTCCAAACATCCAGATGGGTCTCCTGTCAGGAAGGACTGGGCCCAATCCTATAAAGGGGAAACCTGGATCGTGTATGGACATACGCCAGTCCCTGAAGCTAGACGAGTCAATCATACATACAATATTGATACAGGCTGCGTCTTCGGTGGAAAACTAACGGCTGTGCGTTATCCCGAAATGGATCTTCAAGAGGTGCCTTCGACCATGCCATATATAGCGGAAAAATTCAGGACGTCCTTTGATTAA
- the mgtE gene encoding magnesium transporter, with amino-acid sequence MKDQERESSQMNNELLLEALKTENLDQFRTEFLEMHPYDQAQFYTSLSDEFRSVVYTYLSPEEMADLFENIEIDEENYESLLAEMNPSYAAAMLSHMYADDAADVLNEINDEQAVSYLTIMDDEAASEIQELLNYEESTAGSIMTTEFIAIEANETARSAMQILKREAPEAETIYYVFVTDQDKKLLGVLSLRTLIIADEDALIGDLMDDRVVSVPVSEDQEEVARKIRDYNFLAVPVVDFQNHLLGIITVDDIIDVMDEEASDDYSKLAGISDLDHVDRSPYSAAKKRLPWLIILLFLGLLTASLIGRFEETLSQKAILAVFIPLIGGMAGNTGTQALAVAVRGIATGELEQESKWKLVMREAGTGLITGLTCGIASILIVYIWQNDLMLGLLVGISIFITLVVATLAGSLVPLLMHKMKIDPAVASGPFITTINDIISILIYFGLATLFMGYLL; translated from the coding sequence ATGAAGGACCAGGAGCGGGAGAGTAGTCAAATGAATAACGAGCTTTTGCTTGAAGCGCTTAAAACGGAAAATCTGGATCAGTTCCGTACGGAGTTCCTTGAAATGCATCCGTATGATCAGGCTCAATTTTACACAAGCTTGTCAGATGAATTCAGATCCGTCGTTTACACATATTTGTCACCGGAAGAAATGGCGGACCTTTTTGAAAATATAGAAATAGATGAAGAGAATTACGAAAGCCTATTGGCTGAAATGAATCCTTCTTACGCAGCCGCTATGCTTTCCCATATGTATGCGGATGATGCGGCAGACGTCCTGAATGAAATCAATGATGAGCAGGCCGTCAGCTATTTGACCATCATGGATGATGAAGCGGCAAGTGAAATCCAGGAGCTTCTGAACTATGAGGAATCTACGGCAGGAAGTATCATGACGACAGAGTTCATTGCCATTGAAGCAAACGAAACGGCTCGATCAGCCATGCAAATCTTAAAAAGGGAAGCTCCGGAAGCGGAAACGATATATTATGTGTTCGTTACCGATCAGGATAAGAAGCTGCTTGGTGTTTTATCGCTCAGGACATTGATCATAGCTGATGAAGATGCTTTAATTGGTGATTTAATGGATGACAGGGTAGTTTCCGTACCTGTATCCGAAGACCAGGAAGAGGTGGCACGAAAAATAAGGGACTATAACTTCCTTGCCGTGCCGGTCGTCGATTTCCAAAACCATTTGTTAGGGATTATTACGGTTGATGATATCATTGATGTCATGGATGAAGAGGCATCCGATGATTATTCTAAATTGGCAGGTATATCTGATCTTGATCATGTTGATAGAAGTCCCTATTCTGCTGCGAAGAAACGGTTGCCTTGGTTGATCATTCTTTTGTTTTTAGGATTATTGACCGCTAGCCTGATTGGGCGTTTTGAAGAGACACTTAGTCAAAAAGCGATCCTGGCTGTATTCATACCATTGATTGGCGGCATGGCTGGCAATACAGGAACACAAGCATTGGCAGTGGCGGTACGGGGAATTGCAACAGGGGAATTGGAGCAGGAAAGCAAGTGGAAGCTGGTCATGCGTGAGGCGGGGACTGGTCTCATCACTGGCCTGACATGTGGAATAGCCAGCATTTTAATCGTTTATATTTGGCAAAACGATCTAATGCTGGGTTTATTGGTCGGCATATCGATTTTCATAACATTAGTAGTTGCCACACTCGCAGGATCGCTTGTACCGCTCCTCATGCATAAAATGAAAATCGACCCAGCTGTAGCCTCCGGACCATTCATTACAACCATCAATGACATTATCAGCATTCTGATTTATTTCGGATTGGCTACATTATTCATGGGTTATTTACTATAA
- the fabI gene encoding enoyl-ACP reductase FabI has translation MTFSLEGKTFVIMGVANKRSIAWGVARSLHKAGAKLIFTYGKDRTEKSVRELSSTLEGEPSTILQCDVTKDESIEKCFAAIKEETDIIHGVAHSIAFANKEELDGEFVNTSREGFLLAHNISSFSLTAVAKAAKEIMPEGGSIVTMTYLGGERVMPNYNVMGVAKASLEANVRYLSSDLGKDNIRVNAISAGPIRTLSAKGVRDFNTILKKIEEEAPLRRTTTPEEVGDTAVFLLSDMSRGITGENIHVDSGYHIIG, from the coding sequence ATGACTTTTTCATTAGAGGGAAAAACGTTTGTCATAATGGGTGTAGCGAATAAAAGAAGTATTGCATGGGGAGTTGCCCGTTCCTTACATAAAGCAGGTGCAAAGCTGATTTTCACTTACGGAAAAGACCGTACAGAAAAAAGCGTTAGGGAACTATCTTCTACATTGGAAGGGGAGCCCTCCACTATTTTACAATGTGATGTAACGAAAGACGAAAGCATTGAAAAATGTTTTGCGGCGATCAAGGAAGAAACAGATATCATTCATGGCGTGGCACACAGTATCGCATTTGCTAATAAGGAAGAGTTGGACGGTGAGTTCGTCAACACGAGCCGTGAAGGGTTTTTGCTAGCCCATAATATCAGTTCATTCTCTTTAACGGCTGTCGCTAAAGCGGCGAAAGAAATCATGCCGGAAGGTGGAAGCATTGTCACGATGACGTATCTTGGCGGTGAACGGGTCATGCCAAATTATAATGTAATGGGAGTGGCTAAGGCCTCACTTGAAGCCAATGTCCGTTACCTGTCAAGTGATCTTGGCAAAGATAACATTCGGGTGAATGCCATTTCAGCCGGACCAATCCGTACCTTATCCGCTAAAGGTGTTCGTGACTTCAATACAATTTTAAAGAAGATTGAGGAAGAAGCACCGCTCCGTCGTACAACGACTCCTGAAGAAGTAGGGGATACGGCAGTATTTTTATTAAGTGACATGTCCCGTGGAATTACCGGGGAAAATATCCATGTGGATTCTGGTTACCATATAATTGGATGA
- a CDS encoding DUF1360 domain-containing protein, protein MFPPPNEFTLFLILGLASFRLTRLIVFDKIMEPLRRPFFKEIEEKNEEGDVEIFLMPKEKGLVGWLGQLLSCFWCVGVWISLFLVFLYIQHWFIGDVLILILAVAAIGAIIEVIISKIMDI, encoded by the coding sequence ATGTTTCCCCCACCAAATGAGTTCACCTTATTTCTAATATTAGGCTTGGCATCTTTCAGGCTGACACGCTTGATCGTGTTTGATAAAATCATGGAGCCGCTGCGCCGCCCCTTTTTTAAAGAGATAGAGGAAAAGAATGAAGAAGGGGATGTGGAAATATTTTTAATGCCGAAAGAAAAGGGCCTGGTTGGCTGGCTTGGTCAATTGCTAAGCTGTTTTTGGTGCGTGGGTGTCTGGATCAGCCTTTTTCTGGTTTTTCTTTATATCCAACATTGGTTTATAGGCGACGTCCTGATATTAATCCTTGCCGTAGCAGCAATAGGAGCGATCATCGAGGTCATAATCAGCAAAATTATGGACATTTGA
- a CDS encoding YhcN/YlaJ family sporulation lipoprotein, translating to MFRQGRYFKGSWLVFIVVLCVLTACSNQNDGKTEHLAMIKRTNPEPMDIINGMDEKDEKGLISKVKETIANEDTIYDVIVVKNGKKIIVAYKVKHLQRFHMKKIEKTVTENLEEKFPKNDFIVSSDYKIFLESLRLNELLKKKDVPEKKAREKFKEIEGLQKELI from the coding sequence ATGTTCAGACAAGGAAGATATTTTAAGGGCAGCTGGCTGGTTTTTATAGTTGTTTTGTGTGTTCTTACTGCCTGCAGCAATCAGAATGATGGAAAAACGGAGCATTTAGCAATGATTAAACGTACGAATCCTGAACCGATGGATATCATTAATGGAATGGATGAGAAAGATGAAAAGGGACTGATCTCAAAGGTCAAGGAAACAATTGCTAATGAAGACACCATCTATGACGTGATCGTCGTGAAAAACGGAAAAAAGATTATCGTCGCTTATAAAGTGAAGCACTTACAACGTTTTCATATGAAGAAGATTGAAAAGACTGTGACTGAAAATTTGGAAGAAAAGTTTCCCAAGAATGATTTTATCGTTTCGAGTGATTATAAAATCTTTTTGGAATCTTTAAGATTGAACGAATTACTCAAGAAAAAAGATGTTCCAGAGAAAAAGGCAAGGGAGAAGTTCAAGGAAATTGAAGGACTTCAAAAAGAATTGATTTAG
- the spoVAC gene encoding stage V sporulation protein AC — MSGKEKITPQQDAYKELQGKHEIKRPILKNCLKAFLVGGIFCIVGQAISYFYIYFFNFTEQTAGGPTTATMVFLSLLMTGFGFYDRIGQFGGAGSAVPVTGFGNAVISAAIEHRTEGFVLGVGSNMFKLAGSVILFGVFSAFVVALIKTIYQMIGG; from the coding sequence ATGAGCGGCAAGGAGAAAATCACCCCCCAGCAGGATGCATATAAGGAGCTCCAAGGGAAGCATGAAATTAAAAGACCAATATTGAAGAATTGTTTGAAAGCCTTTTTAGTAGGCGGGATTTTCTGCATAGTGGGTCAAGCCATTTCTTATTTCTATATTTATTTTTTCAACTTTACAGAACAGACAGCCGGAGGTCCGACAACTGCTACCATGGTGTTTCTGTCCCTTTTGATGACCGGCTTCGGGTTTTACGACCGCATTGGCCAGTTTGGTGGGGCTGGGAGTGCCGTCCCTGTTACGGGATTCGGTAACGCAGTCATTTCGGCTGCTATCGAACATCGGACAGAAGGTTTTGTACTTGGTGTTGGATCCAATATGTTTAAATTGGCCGGTTCGGTCATTTTATTTGGAGTATTTTCAGCCTTTGTCGTGGCGTTGATAAAAACGATTTATCAAATGATTGGGGGCTAA
- the spoVAD gene encoding stage V sporulation protein AD translates to MLKGKQTWMFANKPVILETGVTGGPFEANGEIAGDFDILYDDLWMEQDSYEKAHRHLMEKAVELALEKGKIDKGQVQFFLAGDLINQVTPTSFAARTNGIPYFGLFGACSTSMEGLALAAFITNYGGANYVLTGASSHNAAVEKQFRYPTEYGGQKPPTAQWTITGAGVALVAPNGSKQGEFPHIVSATIGKVIDMGLKDPFNMGGAMAPAAVDTILAHFKDTGLSPDDYDFIITGDLGQIGRETAMDLLKQKGCNINQEKFKDCGLMIFKKDQPVLAGGSGAGCSAVVLYGHILNEMIQGKYKKILLVATGALLSPLSVQQKDSIPCIAHAVAIEYGMNS, encoded by the coding sequence GTGTTAAAAGGAAAACAAACATGGATGTTCGCCAATAAACCGGTCATTTTGGAAACAGGGGTAACAGGCGGTCCATTTGAGGCAAATGGAGAAATCGCGGGAGATTTCGATATTCTATATGACGATTTGTGGATGGAGCAGGATTCATATGAGAAGGCTCATCGCCATTTAATGGAGAAAGCCGTTGAGCTTGCATTGGAGAAAGGTAAGATCGACAAGGGGCAGGTACAATTTTTCTTGGCGGGTGATTTAATCAATCAGGTGACACCGACAAGTTTTGCAGCCAGAACCAACGGCATTCCATACTTCGGCTTGTTTGGAGCCTGTTCCACGTCAATGGAAGGGCTAGCTCTAGCTGCCTTCATCACCAATTATGGCGGGGCTAACTATGTGTTGACAGGCGCCTCGAGCCATAATGCAGCTGTTGAAAAGCAATTTCGCTATCCAACTGAATATGGAGGGCAAAAACCACCTACAGCTCAATGGACGATAACAGGAGCAGGGGTGGCGCTGGTTGCTCCTAATGGAAGTAAGCAAGGGGAATTTCCCCATATAGTTTCGGCCACTATCGGAAAGGTCATTGACATGGGATTGAAAGATCCTTTCAATATGGGGGGAGCGATGGCCCCGGCCGCCGTCGATACGATTCTTGCCCATTTCAAAGATACTGGTTTGAGCCCGGACGATTATGATTTCATCATTACTGGTGATTTAGGACAAATAGGCAGGGAGACAGCCATGGACTTATTAAAGCAAAAGGGCTGCAATATCAATCAGGAAAAATTCAAGGATTGCGGTTTGATGATTTTTAAAAAGGATCAGCCTGTTTTGGCTGGCGGGAGTGGTGCGGGATGTTCAGCAGTGGTTTTATATGGCCATATACTAAATGAAATGATTCAGGGTAAATATAAAAAAATCCTGCTTGTTGCAACAGGAGCATTATTGTCACCGCTATCCGTCCAGCAAAAAGATTCGATTCCGTGCATTGCCCATGCGGTAGCCATTGAGTATGGGATGAATTCATGA
- the spoVAE gene encoding stage V sporulation protein AE — translation MLPMFFWAFVIGGLICVVGQLLFDVAKLTPAHTLSLFVVIGAVLGGFDLYEPLVDFAGAGATIPIVSFGNSLVNGAMMESEKHGLVGVLTGMFEITSSGISAAIIFGFIGALVFRPKG, via the coding sequence ATGTTACCAATGTTTTTTTGGGCCTTTGTCATCGGTGGCTTGATCTGTGTAGTCGGCCAGCTTCTTTTCGATGTTGCTAAGCTGACACCAGCACATACGTTAAGTTTGTTCGTTGTAATAGGAGCTGTTCTTGGCGGGTTTGATTTATATGAACCGCTAGTTGACTTTGCCGGTGCAGGAGCAACCATACCAATCGTTTCCTTTGGGAACTCGCTAGTGAACGGGGCAATGATGGAATCGGAAAAACATGGTCTCGTTGGCGTACTGACAGGAATGTTTGAAATTACGAGTTCCGGTATCTCTGCAGCGATCATCTTTGGATTTATCGGAGCATTAGTATTCAGACCAAAAGGATAA
- a CDS encoding YjcZ family sporulation protein codes for MFGYGSYGCCGGSGYGYGGGYGGGGSTFAIIVVLFILLIIVGASFC; via the coding sequence ATGTTTGGTTATGGTAGCTACGGTTGTTGTGGCGGCAGCGGTTATGGATACGGCGGCGGTTATGGTGGAGGCGGTTCTACTTTCGCGATAATCGTTGTATTGTTTATCCTATTAATCATTGTAGGGGCTTCTTTCTGCTAA
- a CDS encoding stage VI sporulation protein F, whose protein sequence is MDNNFFKNIEGKTGVNMKDVLELANSLQGANFKDETTVRNVIKRVSKIANKPVNKETEDKIVHSIVAEGNKLDFGTISNMINKK, encoded by the coding sequence ATGGATAATAACTTTTTTAAAAACATAGAAGGTAAAACGGGCGTAAATATGAAAGATGTATTAGAATTGGCAAACTCTCTACAAGGAGCCAATTTTAAAGATGAAACAACTGTTAGAAACGTCATTAAGCGCGTTTCAAAAATAGCGAATAAACCGGTCAATAAAGAAACGGAAGATAAAATCGTCCATTCCATCGTAGCTGAAGGGAATAAACTGGATTTCGGAACCATTTCCAATATGATAAATAAAAAGTGA
- a CDS encoding ATP-dependent helicase, with the protein MNQAKSGNEIVHLHTVSAGELQTLFEKGKRDQLSCIICHKPVKLFIGIHETPYFYHSDPSQAPCEMPNSEPMNEDKPLEYMEQNGFRIPTSRTITETKTITEPFLKSRPIAGNPKYSAKPSALAQSEEPYFQELSSSGVVLDAEQLKAVITIDGPILVLSGAGSGKTRVLTVRTAYMLTVKKIDPKSIMLVTFTAKSAKEMQQRLLGYPYMTPSLVSQIVSGTFHSIFYKILIFHEPSKWQRDFLLKWEWEKEKILKQAGREMELDDKEFAYDQALQQIGLWKNSLAFPEDIQPKDEWEKSCLFLYKRYEEYKQQTGKYDFDDMLVGCYVFLKNHPDSLKKYQQRFNYFLVDEFQDINKVQYELIKLLSAESKNVCAVGDDDQSIYSFRGSDPKYILNFNHDFPRSQVIKLTENYRSSHEIVATANRLIKRNQNRMEKKMRAQHDSGNPPVLFYPYDEELEATMIVSDIQEKISKGANPGEFAVLYRTHTMSRAIFERLAASNLPFVIEKDADSFYQRRVIRGMLAFMRLSLYPHDSKAASDVLSSLFLKQSILQELKAQTILQDCDFIDAFAFVKTGHAFQERKLKTIPGQIRSLKNMSPLVALEIIEKDLGYQEYVKKRGNDANLEKGSDDIRDLKVAANRFPTVAAFLDHVDHMTAMVQEIKQLSKHFKDAIQLTTIHRSKGLEYQTVYVLAAVDGSIPHDFALESYRKGELAPLEEERRLLYVAATRAKKDLYLSILQTRRGRTAHPSRFLKL; encoded by the coding sequence ATGAATCAAGCAAAATCTGGCAATGAAATTGTACATTTACATACCGTTTCAGCTGGTGAGCTGCAGACACTCTTTGAAAAAGGAAAACGTGATCAGCTTTCTTGTATCATTTGTCATAAACCAGTGAAATTGTTTATTGGAATTCATGAGACACCCTATTTTTATCATAGTGACCCATCGCAGGCACCCTGTGAAATGCCAAACTCAGAACCAATGAATGAGGACAAGCCATTAGAATATATGGAACAGAATGGATTTAGGATTCCTACATCACGAACCATTACGGAAACAAAAACCATTACGGAACCTTTCCTTAAAAGCCGGCCCATAGCTGGCAATCCGAAATATTCAGCTAAACCTTCTGCACTGGCACAATCAGAGGAACCATATTTTCAGGAATTATCCTCATCCGGGGTTGTTCTCGATGCAGAGCAACTCAAAGCGGTGATCACGATCGATGGACCAATTCTGGTCCTATCAGGAGCCGGCAGTGGGAAAACCCGAGTATTAACGGTACGTACTGCCTATATGCTCACAGTGAAAAAGATTGATCCAAAAAGTATCATGCTTGTGACCTTTACGGCGAAGTCTGCAAAGGAAATGCAACAGCGTCTGCTCGGCTATCCCTATATGACTCCTTCCCTTGTTTCGCAAATAGTTAGCGGGACTTTTCATAGCATCTTTTATAAAATCCTGATTTTTCACGAACCATCCAAATGGCAGCGGGATTTCCTTTTGAAGTGGGAATGGGAAAAAGAAAAGATATTGAAACAGGCTGGCAGGGAAATGGAACTTGATGATAAGGAATTTGCATATGATCAAGCCCTTCAACAAATTGGGCTTTGGAAAAACTCATTGGCCTTTCCAGAAGATATTCAGCCGAAGGACGAGTGGGAGAAATCCTGTTTATTTTTATATAAAAGATATGAAGAATATAAACAGCAAACAGGGAAGTATGATTTTGATGATATGCTTGTGGGCTGTTATGTATTTTTAAAAAATCACCCGGATTCATTAAAGAAATATCAGCAAAGGTTTAACTATTTTTTGGTTGATGAGTTTCAGGATATCAATAAAGTTCAATATGAATTGATAAAACTACTCTCTGCTGAATCAAAAAATGTATGTGCGGTTGGAGATGATGATCAATCCATTTATTCATTCCGGGGAAGCGATCCGAAGTATATTCTGAATTTCAATCATGATTTCCCTCGATCCCAGGTTATAAAGCTGACTGAGAATTACCGCTCTTCCCATGAAATTGTCGCTACAGCGAACCGCTTGATCAAGCGTAACCAGAACCGGATGGAAAAAAAGATGCGGGCACAGCATGATTCTGGAAATCCCCCTGTATTATTTTATCCTTATGATGAGGAATTGGAAGCAACGATGATCGTATCCGATATCCAAGAAAAAATATCCAAGGGAGCAAACCCTGGGGAATTTGCAGTTTTGTACAGGACACACACGATGTCCAGGGCCATTTTTGAACGGCTCGCAGCTTCCAACCTGCCATTTGTCATTGAAAAAGATGCGGATTCGTTTTATCAGCGTAGGGTCATTCGCGGCATGCTTGCCTTTATGCGCTTGAGTTTGTATCCCCATGATAGCAAGGCAGCATCGGATGTCCTTTCCTCCTTATTCTTGAAGCAAAGTATATTACAGGAGTTAAAAGCACAGACAATTCTGCAGGATTGTGATTTTATCGATGCATTTGCTTTTGTTAAGACAGGACATGCTTTTCAAGAACGAAAATTAAAAACGATACCAGGGCAGATCCGCTCTTTAAAAAATATGTCACCACTCGTTGCGTTAGAAATCATCGAGAAAGATTTAGGATATCAGGAATATGTAAAAAAACGCGGAAATGATGCGAACCTGGAAAAGGGTTCCGATGACATCCGTGACCTAAAGGTGGCAGCAAATCGTTTTCCTACCGTCGCCGCTTTCCTTGATCATGTCGATCATATGACTGCGATGGTCCAAGAGATAAAACAGCTATCGAAACATTTTAAGGATGCGATTCAACTTACCACCATACACCGTTCAAAAGGGCTTGAATATCAAACCGTTTATGTTCTTGCTGCAGTCGATGGCAGCATTCCTCATGATTTCGCACTTGAATCATACCGAAAAGGGGAACTGGCTCCTCTTGAAGAGGAAAGGCGCTTGCTCTATGTAGCGGCAACCAGGGCTAAAAAGGACCTTTACCTTTCCATCCTGCAAACTAGACGCGGACGGACCGCCCATCCATCACGTTTCTTGAAGCTTTGA
- a CDS encoding spore coat protein, which translates to MNQNVYRSNCNTHEDSERSWSALDSASRHPLSGFCNDDDTRIDQDARQDNNQVQLSEELIYIKDSCNVNITSTDVKAALSLQAALQAAIAVIVSISIADADNAEKITQQLIQSSNVKQITRQKTIVENSRDIDITTTDAQIALNIQLLLQLLLALIVEIDIL; encoded by the coding sequence ATGAACCAAAATGTATATCGAAGCAACTGTAACACGCATGAAGACTCTGAAAGATCATGGTCAGCTCTAGATTCAGCTTCCAGACATCCCCTGTCAGGATTCTGTAACGACGATGACACACGGATTGACCAAGATGCAAGACAGGATAATAATCAAGTTCAGCTTTCTGAAGAACTTATTTACATTAAAGATTCTTGTAATGTAAATATCACTTCAACAGATGTTAAAGCGGCTCTTTCTCTACAAGCAGCTCTACAAGCAGCAATTGCGGTCATCGTAAGCATTTCCATTGCAGATGCTGATAATGCTGAAAAGATCACTCAACAATTAATCCAATCTTCTAATGTTAAACAAATCACGCGCCAAAAAACAATTGTTGAAAACAGCCGTGATATCGACATTACAACAACTGATGCACAAATCGCTCTTAACATCCAACTATTACTACAACTATTGTTAGCTCTAATCGTGGAAATTGACATTCTCTAA
- a CDS encoding GNAT family N-acetyltransferase, with translation MFVKIAENSQELENAYLIRKKVFVQEQNVPLEEEIDEYEEESTHFVLYDEQEQPIGAGRFRVIDNIGKVQRICVLSSGRKNGAGAMIMNAIEEYAIQQEVPQLKLDAQVHAIPFYSKLGYEIVSDEFLDAGIPHKTMKKTIL, from the coding sequence GTGTTTGTAAAAATTGCAGAGAACAGCCAAGAGCTTGAAAATGCTTATTTGATTAGAAAAAAAGTATTCGTCCAAGAGCAAAATGTCCCTCTTGAAGAAGAGATCGATGAATATGAAGAAGAGTCTACACATTTCGTTTTATATGATGAGCAGGAACAGCCAATCGGTGCCGGCCGCTTCAGGGTCATCGACAACATTGGTAAAGTCCAGCGCATTTGTGTACTGTCATCGGGCCGAAAGAATGGTGCCGGTGCCATGATCATGAACGCTATCGAAGAATACGCAATCCAGCAGGAAGTACCTCAATTGAAGCTTGATGCCCAGGTACATGCGATTCCTTTTTATTCGAAATTAGGATATGAGATCGTTTCCGACGAATTTCTGGATGCTGGCATTCCACATAAAACGATGAAGAAAACCATTTTATGA